The window TTACTGCTTTAGAAGTAAACTGAAGCAAAACTAAGTTGAAATTTGTATATACCCTCAAACTTAAACCAGTGAACACTTGACTATGTAGCTCGTGCTGATACTGTTTGAGATGGGAAGCACCAGGCTTTGTATGTTCTTGTTCtaattgctattattttaaaaaatatttttatttactcaattgttagagaggagagggagaaagagagagagagagaaggggggaaggagagcaggaagtatcaactcccacatgtggcttgaccaggcaagcccagggtttcaaaccagcaacctcagcgttccaggttgatgcttttatccactgtgccaccacaggtcgggctgtAATCACTCTTACTGTGGTGCAGGAGAGGTAAAGTTCAGTTTTGGATATGTTGACTTTAAGGTCATTTTCACACTTCAAGTGGAAATAGGGATAATATAGTTGGATATATGGGGTCCAGAAACCAGAAGAAAGTTGTgagctaaatataaaaatgtcagaCTCCTAACTAAACATACAGAAATTGAATTTATGGGCATAAAAGAGATTACCTAGGGAGATAGTTCAAAGAGGGCCAAAAACTAAACCCTGAGtaaaacacttatttatttaaGGATGGTGAGCAAGCTTAGaagaaagatatatatagagGAATAGGTAAGAGAAGCATGGTTTCTGAATACCAAGAGGAAGAGTATTTCAAAGACAGCATGTTCGACCATGTCAAATGCTGCTGAGAGTTGTGTAAAATGAAAACCAGTGGCAAAATGAAACCACTGGGTTTAGCAATCAAAGGTTACTGATGATCCAGTGAAGTTTTGGTAGAATGACAGTAGCTAAAGCCAAACAGAAATAGTTTTATGGAATGCCTGTAAGGGGATGTGAGGGGACCAAACATAAACAACCTTGAGAAGTTTAACCTGGAAGgggtaaagaaatataaaagaaacattttaggaaGTCAGGAAAGACAAAGGAAAATATATgtgttaattgttttatttcattccatAGCATTTGTTGATCTATGAAGGGTACAGGGCAAGGAAAGATGAATAGGAAACAGTCCTTCACCTCAAGGTGTTCAAAATTTATTAAGGGACAGAGAGATACATCAATAATTACACACACAGGACAAACTCATCTTTATAAAAATGGGAAGGAATATTAGTTATTAAATTTGAATACTAAAGGAGACATAATAGAGCAACTATATACAACACTTGGATTTTGATTCCACACTGAAATAAAAAGCAGTAtcaaatatcaatattaaaagTTATAGAcgtttaataaaatatttcagtaacTATATCAAACATAATTAAAAAGGAGTAAGGGGATATGAAAACTACTATGTAGCTACACAACCTAATACAAGTATTGGTTTCCAAGACAGTAtatgtttacttaaaaaataaataaataaagaggtttCAAAGATATGCATTCAAAAACTTGTAGGAGGGCAGAACAGTAtgctttttaagtatttttgtgTAATCTTTACACATGAACAAAATCTGAAGGTTCAGTTTGAAAAATACCATATTATAatgatatttttccatttgtatTGCATATCAGACTAAAAATTTCAAACAGATGTAtcgttctgttttgttttttatttgggcAGCCAATATACAGGTGCTCTGTAGCAATAATTAATTATGAAAGACAGGATTTATTTCGTTCTCATAACAACCCTTTGAGGTAGAAGCATTTGCAGCCATTTTACAGCTAAGTATACTGAGGTTTAGGAAAGTTAACTAAGAAACTAACCAAGATAACACATCTAATCAAGTAAAAAACCTAGACTCAAAACCAGAACTATGTTCATACCCCATGTTCTTGATCACTATAATGTactgtttattaaaaaacaaagttagcctgaccaggcggtggtgcagtggggatagagcgttgtactgggatgctgaggacccaggttctagacctcaaggtcgccagcttgagcgtggctcatctggcttgagcaaggctcaccagcttggaccctaggtggctggcttgagcaaggggttacttggtctgctaaaggcccacagtcaaggcacatatgagaaagcaatcattgaacaactaaggtgtcgcatcaaaaaagtaatgattgatgcttctcatctctctctgttcctgtctgtctgtccctatctatccctctctttgactctctatctctgtaaaaaaaaaaaaaagataaaaaacaaagttaataTGAAGTACTGTACAGCAATAGATATCACTGAAACgctaaaacaagaataaatatgGATAATGGCAACAGTTTTCTGGCCTCCCATCTCCAGTATGATGCAGTTTTTCCTTTGCCCAATCCCTCTGTTGCCATGGCAACAGTTGAGCCATCTGTGAAGAGAAGCATCTGAAAAACTATAGCCCACAATCCAGATATGGCAGAAGTGAAGTCCATGTTTTGGGAATTTCTTCCAAAACAAGGGCAGGTGTCTGCAAAAAATATAACCACAATGGTGTTGTGTAAACCCAAActtttacacttaaaatttatGACTTTGGAGAAGCTGGAAAAAATGCAACAAGCAACACAGGAAATGATTCGCCAACAAGAAATGGCAGAAAATGAACAGCAAATAACTCACTGAATAACAGCATTTCTATAGGGCACCCTACCTTACTATTAACAACAGCTAGAAAATAATCCACTTGTATGCTGAAAGTAGTATGTGTTAATAAGACTGATACTCATAGGTAATATAGAAACACCCAAGACTAATAAAACTTGTGAATTTAACCACTCTAGTTTGTATTGAACACAAGCCATTAAAAAACCAatccaaaagaaaataacaaaacaagaataaatCTGACCAGAAGACACAAGATAGGAGCAGGTGTGTCAACAGCCCAGGTTGGTTGGAGGGAATGAGCTGTCCCACACTGGTGCTGGGGGTGGGCACAGGAAACACGCAGGCTAGGAGAGGGTATGCCATCACCCAggttgtggaaggggaagaactGTCCTGTGCTGGTGCTGGGGGTGGGCACTGGAATCACGCAGGGTAGGAGCAGGCATGCCGATAGCCCAGGTCCTCAGGTCTGTTAGTGGGTAGGAAGTACACCACGCTGGTCGGCACAGGAAGCACATAGGGGCCCTCAACTAGGCCGTTGCCACGGCTGGAACCAGAGCTCAGGAGCCAGTGAAGACGCAGAGGCGGGGCCTGGAagagcagcagcaccagcaccGGGCAGTGCGAAGGCCGAGCCAGGCAGAGAGAACGGGTGGAGCCTGCACCAGGAGCACGGAGCCCAGCTCCCAGCCTAACCTGCTATAACCACCCA is drawn from Saccopteryx leptura isolate mSacLep1 chromosome 1, mSacLep1_pri_phased_curated, whole genome shotgun sequence and contains these coding sequences:
- the LOC136384418 gene encoding BBSome-interacting protein 1-like, whose product is MAEVKSMFWEFLPKQGQVSAKNITTMVLCKPKLLHLKFMTLEKLEKMQQATQEMIRQQEMAENEQQITH